GTAGTTGataacagtttttttttttttttcttttttagctGAATTATTCCTGCCTTACACAAAAAGCTTATAGGGTGATTCTTTGCCATACTTAGATCTTAGTGATGTTTCATATTCTCTGTCGGGTTTCCTTGAAACAGTTAAAAATTAAGGTACAGACTTGGAAACCTTGgaaatttttgagttttgatttcTAATTCGTGTGACAAGAAAATCTAGATGTCCATTATGAAGCATGTCATGGTATAGCCTTAAAAAACATAAATGCCCTGTAATCTTGATTCAAGCCAAAACTCGATCTATAGACTTGAAAATCAGATTGTTTGTAAACGTACGAGGCATGTCCGGGACTCTTGCTTTATTTTTCTCTGATTAAAGCCCATTTCCTTTACAAGGTACGTTGCGGTTGGGAACGAACCATTCTTGCGTGCCTCCAATGGGACTTTTATTGGCACCACTTTTCCAGCTCTCAGGAATATTCAGGCGGCACTTATTAAAGCCGGTCTTGGTAGTAGAGTAAGAGTCACCATTCCACTCAACGCAGATGTGTATCAAAGCTCAACTGAAAATCCTTCCACAGGTGACTTCCGACCAGATATCCACGATCTCATGGTGCAGATTGTTTCTTTCTTAAGTCTCAATGGGGGTATATTCACCGTAAATATCTACCCTTTCATAAGCCTTTACAATGACCCGAGCTTTCCACTGGATTACGCCTTTTTCGACGGATACTCATCGCCCATAAACGACAATGGGAGAATCTACACTAACGTATTTGATGCGAATTTTGATACCTTAGTATGGGCCTTGGAGAAAAACGGATTTGGGAACTTGACTATTGTAGTTGGAGAAATCGGGTGGCCTACCGATGGGGATCGAAACGCTAACATTGCATCCGCTCAAAGATTCAACCAAGGATTCATGTCTCATATGAATAAAGGTACTCCAATGAGACCAGTTCCTATGGATGTCTACTTGTTTAGCCTTATAGATGAGGATGCCAAGAGCATTCAACCTGGTAATTTCGAACGACATTGGGGAATCTTTAACTATGATGGTACCCCAAAATACAACCTTAGCCTCGGTTCAAACAATAACGAGCTCGTTCCAGCTAGCAACGTTCAGTATCTGAACCGACGTTGGTGCGTTTTATCACCATCTGCCAATCCTGTAGACCCCCAGTTAGGTCCTAGCGTTAGCTACGCTTGTGCGAACTCCGACTGCACGAGTCTTGGGTACGGAACATCTTGCTCGAATTTGAATGCTCAAGGTAATGCTTCATACGCTTTTAACAGTTATTACCAGCAGAAAAATCAGCTCGATAGTACCTGCCAGTTTCCAAATCTTTCGGTGATCACAACTAGTGATCCTTCGGTTGGAACTTGTAAGTTCAAAATCATGATCCGAACAACTAACCCGGGAGCTAGTGGAATTTCGCCAGACCCAAGTTTCGGGCTTGTTCAGGTGCTGGTATTTTTGTTGGCACTTCTTGTGGTTGTATAGGGGGTGGACTACGGATTATatacggtttttttttttggggtaaTTCTTTTGTCATATGTATTATCTTGTACCATAATAATGTCAAAGGGATTGAACAATTAGGACATACTCTTTTTTTTGCTTGAAATAGTATATCAATGGCaacttttgaattttaatttatcgAGAAAAAGATAGATTATTCAATGCTATATTTGATGTATTTCTCTCCGTATGACGTGATCAAATGTTAGTTcttaaattatcaaaatatatatcaaattttgtAAAAATGTGAGAATGTGCAATTAATCGATGCACTGGTGTCAATGTGAAATGTGTAGTTgacttttatgtttttaaatgttttatttagttatgatattaaataaaatcaGTGAGACGAGAAGATTTGACACCATCATCTTTGGTAAGCATGAAATAAATATGGCGTTTAGTCCTTGAAATTAATAAATGTGAAGAGAATGAAATTAATATgcacaaatttaaataaaatgaatatcTTCTTCTATCAAGATAAGAGTTGAGACACACACCAATAAATCTATTTGTTGAACTTATAATATGATCAGGAACAAACATAACCATTTTCAACTAATATTCTCTTATTTCAAGCATATAAAACAATAATAGATATCTTATGAGAcgatcttacgaatctttatctgtgagacgggtcaaccatattttttcatgtgtGACATAAATAGGatctcataaaattaacttgtgagactgtctcacaaaagtttttgtgataaaataaatgtatctTTCTAAATCCACTAATCCGTTAAACaatattgatatttaattttttttattaacactTCAATTAAAACTTGTAAAAATAATATcccttgaaaaagaaaatgtgaAAACATCCAATGAATATGAGCATATCTACCAATTATTACTCATTAGCTATCGATATTAGAATaatatttaatacaaaaaaaaagatattaaaatttGGATGAAAAAATCTGAAGATGGGACGATACCCACAATAATGATCTCGTGCCTTGAATGATATGCTCAGATTTCAAATAATTCgatctttaaattaatttcatcCATGATTTTTTAAGtacatatgttttttttttaatttctgccttgtttcttacaaaataaaatccaaaatgTAATTATAGAGAATGTATGGTGTTATTAGAGTTTAAATAAggctaaaatatttaattttaaaaataaaagatgctaaattataatttaagtactAAATTGCATATttagaataaattttaaatttgatgataaaaaaataattttaaatttgaaggtTGACGACTCCCCTCATCCCCTTCATCTAAACCATTCGTCATGTTTGTATACTGTTGCGGGGATTCTCTAACACCTTCATTTGAATTGTAACATAAGATAACAAAACTCATTAAAATATGTTAGTAAATTTGAAGTCGAGACAAGAGAAAAATTATTGCCCTTAAAACGAATTTACCTAGCACATGGTGCTCACGGGATATGATAATCATCTCCCGAGATATAAGGACTTCCAACTTGTGATAGTAGCACTACAAATCACATGTTTAATAACCATGAAATTATATAAACCCTCTCTTGTATAGAAGAAATAAGAAGAAAAAGACATTCAATCTGGATGCAAACTTGCGCGAAAATCTGATGATCCAAAGTTGTTTTCTCAAAAAGTTGTCTTTGATCATATGTTTATAAATCTCAATCATTAAGGATATGTTGTTTCATCTAAGAGGTGTCATTTCATCCAAATTCTGATGAAAAACGTCAAGAGACACCATTTGGATGCAAAATATCATGAAAAGTCGTAACATTTGCAAATCCACGTCGCCAGGTGCCTAGGTCTCACTTtaccagcgcctaggcgcttccTTCTGCCCTAGAATTTCTAGGGCATAAAGGGAAGTTATCAGGCGTCTCTTTGGCTGCTTGGCAAATTTCCTTTCAGCTTTTAAGACATACATTTAAACATTCTTATTCGATCGAGTTTTCtttgtcttttttttatttaatttctattcaTTAAGCTCCAACATTCCAAAAATCtcccacatgaatgaaattaatgcatAAATGTACATGATGTAGAAAGAGAGTTTACATGAAAAATCATCACATCGGGAGATGTGCCTTTTGGCGCTGAACCTTTTTTAATAGAATAATATTGAATTACTAAGACATGAAGTGAACAtgatgtcttgaacttcttggCGGTTTATGTAAAACCAGACAATAGTACCTATATGATAATTTCCCTAACACTTTCTTTTGGTTTTTCTGTTGTGTCCATTTTGGTCATGGAACACATCTTAATTTCATAAGTGTTTCTTTGAGGTGACTCGTCCTCACACTCATATAAATAATTACCCTTTAAGAGTATCCTACCACTCCACATTTTATAGGTAAAAGAATCATTAAAAACATAATACTTGACATCACTACATTAGTAAGTCACAACATTCATCGTCCTAGGAATTAGAATGAAGTAATTCCCGAATGTTAGCTCAAGATCTCATAATTTTGTTGTTCCATTGAACCAAGATCTTAAGATCTTCAATCAACAAGGTTTGATTACCactatgaaaactttattttatggatttttagcTCATTCCATATTTGATCTTCATCCAATACTTTAAACAACAGATCTGTTAAGTTATCTTATAATTTCATTCAATCAAAATGATAACACCATTGGAGATTAAGTTTAGCACGATATTTTGTATTTGACGCACACATCTAGACCTATCATCATTCATTTAATTTTGCGTCATATTTTAATATGGTATTTTTACATTAAATACAACACCCCCACACTTCGAGTTATTTTATATGACTTTATGACATTTTTAAGTTACACAAACTTTGGAATGTATAGAGtcctatcaaatttgaattctaaGTATTAAAACTTATATATCCAaatccaataattaatttcttgcAAACTTGGATCTAAGCACAATTACTTAAAGAATTCAAAACAACTCTCCAATATAATTCTAAAGTTATTTTAAGTGCATAACTTAAAAAATccaaacttaaaaatttatattttgtaaatttttggaTGTTTAAGCGTGAAAGCTAAAAATTcgcaaatataattaaattagaaataaaagaGAATAGAAGAATGATGTGGTTAAATTATAGTTGTCAAAGACTTCCCATCACAAATCTGGGTAAGCATAACTTTACCAAATTCTAAGCAATATGAACTTATACATCCAAATTCAAGATTTGTATCTTGTTAATTTTAGATTTAATCGtttttgcttaaataattcaaaccttataaattattttcaaatgtgATAACATTGTAGTTTACAATTCTATCACTTCACTTGTCATTGGATTGATATTAAAACTTCCAAGTCttcaaattttaagtgttataacttaaaaatcttgtgttatttccttatcagttttattctatctgtctTTCAGTAATTTTTGCACTTTCAtcaagttaactgattgacattgacaacaagattcgcgaattcagtttatcaccaaACTGATTCATATATCGAagaagttgtgaaaattgtgaagtgtttattcaaccctcccttctaaacactttttcactcccaaccgatcctaacatatACATagttcttcaatcaaatgattcaaaataacatcaaatttaagGACTACTACAAAAAAGAAgcaattaaattttcaaaacccGATATTTGAAATTCAACGATTCATAAGTTGTCCTATTGTCGTGAGATTGCCTAATTTGAAGTCGTTCATATTCATCATCACACATTTTCAAAGTTGCAAACCAAAATAGAAGAATCCAAATAATAGAAAATTTGTCTTAAGATTTTTTGTGGGGATTTTCCTTATCATCTTTATTTGATATGCAACattaaaataactaatttaTTAATCCAAAGAATAGCAAAATTCTTTTTGTTGGGATTATCCTTAACACTTTTATTTGAACTGTAACCTGAAGATAACTAAACTCATGAAGATATATTAGCAAATTTGAAGGTCACGCACGATAAATCTCTTTGTTGTTAAGACGGATTTTTCCACGCACATTGTACTCACGGGATATGAAAATCGTCTTCCAAGATACAACGACTTCCAACTTGTGAT
This genomic window from Primulina huaijiensis isolate GDHJ02 chromosome 7, ASM1229523v2, whole genome shotgun sequence contains:
- the LOC140981316 gene encoding glucan endo-1,3-beta-glucosidase 5-like, whose amino-acid sequence is MGILGRNQMLALAVFKVLFSINTVHGIGANWGTQSSHPLPPPTVVKLLRDNGIQKVKLFDAESSVLRALSGSGIEVMVGIPNDMLFSLANSVDAAERWVEKNVSAYVSSNSVDIRYVAVGNEPFLRASNGTFIGTTFPALRNIQAALIKAGLGSRVRVTIPLNADVYQSSTENPSTGDFRPDIHDLMVQIVSFLSLNGGIFTVNIYPFISLYNDPSFPLDYAFFDGYSSPINDNGRIYTNVFDANFDTLVWALEKNGFGNLTIVVGEIGWPTDGDRNANIASAQRFNQGFMSHMNKGTPMRPVPMDVYLFSLIDEDAKSIQPGNFERHWGIFNYDGTPKYNLSLGSNNNELVPASNVQYLNRRWCVLSPSANPVDPQLGPSVSYACANSDCTSLGYGTSCSNLNAQGNASYAFNSYYQQKNQLDSTCQFPNLSVITTSDPSVGTCKFKIMIRTTNPGASGISPDPSFGLVQVLVFLLALLVVV